One genomic segment of Bradyrhizobium diazoefficiens includes these proteins:
- a CDS encoding XdhC family protein: protein MKLAILHELNAERAARRPVILVTDTESGEQRLVKSADFGGDPLRAELEKQLRMGKSANVDIGGKKLFLNVYAPTAKLVIIGAVHISQALAPLARSLGYDVTVVDPRTAFASPERFPDIPLVAEWPDTALPPLNVDAYTAFVAVTHDPKIDDPALLHAFERGCFYIGALGSRKTHAKRGDRLRAQGAKESDIARIHAPIGLPIGAVSPSEIAVAIMAEITAVLRLPPKEKEEAA from the coding sequence GTGAAGCTCGCAATTTTGCACGAACTCAACGCCGAGCGCGCCGCGCGCCGGCCGGTCATTCTGGTGACGGACACCGAGAGCGGCGAACAGCGCCTGGTGAAGTCAGCGGATTTCGGCGGGGATCCGCTGCGTGCCGAGCTGGAGAAGCAGCTTCGCATGGGCAAGAGCGCCAATGTCGATATCGGCGGCAAGAAGCTGTTCCTCAACGTCTATGCGCCGACCGCAAAGCTCGTCATCATCGGCGCGGTCCATATCAGCCAGGCCCTGGCGCCGCTGGCGCGCTCGCTCGGCTATGACGTCACCGTGGTAGATCCCCGCACGGCCTTCGCGAGCCCCGAACGCTTCCCCGACATTCCGCTGGTCGCCGAATGGCCCGATACCGCGCTGCCGCCGCTCAATGTCGATGCCTACACCGCCTTCGTTGCGGTGACGCACGATCCCAAGATCGACGATCCCGCGCTGCTGCACGCTTTCGAGCGTGGCTGTTTCTACATTGGCGCCCTCGGCTCGCGGAAGACGCATGCCAAACGCGGCGACCGGCTCCGCGCCCAGGGTGCAAAGGAGAGCGACATCGCGCGCATCCACGCGCCGATTGGGCTTCCGATCGGCGCGGTCTCGCCGTCCGAGATCGCGGTCGCGATCATGGCCGAGATCACGGCGGTGCTTCGGCTGCCTCCAAAAGAAAAAGAAGAAGCGGCATGA
- a CDS encoding XdhC family protein, whose protein sequence is MLDRDEDILKAAEDWQKAGRGVALATVVETWGSAPRPAGSSLVINDEGTFLGSVSGGCVEGAVVTEAMDVIESGKPKMLEFGVADETAWNVGLSCGGTIRVFVEKVG, encoded by the coding sequence ATGCTCGATCGCGACGAGGACATCCTGAAGGCGGCGGAGGACTGGCAGAAGGCCGGCCGTGGCGTCGCGCTGGCGACGGTGGTGGAGACCTGGGGCTCGGCGCCGCGTCCGGCGGGCTCGAGCCTGGTCATCAATGACGAGGGCACGTTCCTGGGCTCGGTCTCCGGCGGCTGCGTCGAGGGCGCCGTGGTCACCGAGGCCATGGATGTGATCGAGAGCGGCAAGCCCAAAATGCTGGAGTTCGGCGTCGCCGACGAGACCGCCTGGAATGTCGGACTGTCCTGCGGCGGCACCATCCGCGTCTTCGTCGAGAAGGTCGGCTAG
- a CDS encoding NTP transferase domain-containing protein — protein sequence MKFGPASPRDAIGGVTVHTLRQGPLVLKKGTTIGLAEVEALERAGIEDIAVVRMEEGDVSEDVAAASIALAVGGEGIHVERAFTGRANLFAARPGVLVIDRAAVDRINNIDEAITFATLTAYKPVVEGEMVGTVKIIPFGVEAALRDAAVKAAGKDVLKVAPYVIKRVGVVSTLLPGLSSKVVDKTLRVTAERLAPAGASIIAERRVPHDERALSAAIKELLGLGAELVIVFGASAIADRRDVIPAAVTSIGGEIEHFGMPVDPGNLLLIARAGGVPVLGAPGCARSPVENGFDWVLMRLLAGIKVTRSELMGMGVGGLLMEIVTRPQPRAKPEIEGNSQVAAIVLAAGRSTRMGGPNKLLAELDGKELVRIAVEQALASKASEVIVVTGHQTELVEQALQGLKVRFVKNPDFAGGIASSVKAGIAAVPEACDGAVVCLGDMPLIDAGLLDRLIDGFAPDRGNLIVVPVSEGRRGNPVLWSRRFFKELMTLDGDIGARHLIAKHTEAVAEVPVDGESAFLDIDTPQALEAARRE from the coding sequence ATGAAGTTCGGACCGGCGAGCCCCAGGGACGCGATCGGCGGGGTGACCGTCCACACCCTGCGCCAGGGGCCGCTGGTGCTGAAGAAGGGCACGACGATCGGCCTCGCCGAGGTCGAGGCGCTGGAGCGCGCCGGCATCGAGGATATCGCCGTGGTGCGAATGGAGGAGGGGGACGTCTCCGAGGACGTTGCGGCCGCCAGCATCGCGCTTGCGGTCGGCGGCGAGGGCATTCATGTCGAGCGCGCCTTCACCGGCCGCGCCAATTTGTTCGCCGCGCGCCCGGGTGTGCTGGTGATCGACCGCGCCGCGGTCGACCGTATCAACAACATCGACGAAGCCATCACCTTTGCGACGCTCACCGCCTACAAGCCGGTGGTCGAAGGCGAGATGGTCGGCACCGTCAAGATCATCCCGTTCGGCGTCGAAGCGGCCCTGCGCGATGCCGCGGTGAAGGCCGCTGGCAAGGACGTGCTGAAGGTCGCGCCTTACGTCATCAAGCGCGTCGGCGTGGTCTCGACGCTGCTGCCGGGGCTCTCTTCGAAGGTGGTGGACAAGACGCTGCGCGTCACCGCCGAGCGGCTCGCGCCGGCCGGCGCCAGCATCATCGCCGAACGGCGCGTCCCGCACGACGAGCGCGCGCTGTCAGCCGCGATCAAGGAATTGCTTGGCTTGGGGGCCGAGCTCGTCATCGTCTTCGGCGCGTCCGCGATTGCCGACCGCCGCGACGTGATCCCGGCGGCCGTCACCAGCATCGGCGGCGAGATCGAGCATTTCGGCATGCCGGTCGATCCCGGCAATCTCTTGCTGATCGCGCGCGCCGGCGGCGTGCCGGTGCTGGGCGCGCCGGGCTGCGCCCGCTCGCCGGTCGAGAACGGCTTCGACTGGGTGCTGATGCGGCTGCTTGCCGGCATCAAGGTGACGCGGTCCGAGCTGATGGGCATGGGCGTCGGCGGCCTCCTGATGGAGATCGTGACGCGGCCGCAGCCACGCGCCAAGCCGGAGATCGAGGGCAACAGCCAGGTCGCGGCAATCGTGCTCGCGGCGGGACGTTCGACACGCATGGGCGGCCCGAACAAGCTGCTCGCCGAGCTCGACGGCAAGGAGCTGGTGCGGATCGCGGTCGAGCAGGCGCTGGCCTCCAAAGCGTCCGAGGTGATCGTCGTCACCGGCCACCAGACCGAGCTGGTCGAGCAGGCGCTGCAGGGTCTCAAGGTGCGCTTTGTCAAGAATCCCGATTTCGCTGGTGGCATCGCAAGCTCGGTCAAGGCCGGCATCGCGGCCGTGCCTGAGGCTTGCGACGGCGCCGTGGTCTGCCTCGGCGACATGCCGCTGATCGATGCCGGCCTGCTCGATCGCCTCATCGACGGCTTTGCGCCGGACCGCGGCAACCTCATTGTCGTGCCCGTCAGCGAGGGCCGCCGCGGCAATCCCGTGCTGTGGTCGCGCCGCTTCTTCAAGGAGCTGATGACCCTCGACGGCGATATCGGCGCGCGTCATCTGATCGCCAAGCACACCGAGGCGGTCGCCGAGGTGCCCGTCGACGGCGAGAGCGCCTTCCTCGACATCGACACGCCGCAGGCGCTGGAAGCGGCGCGGCGCGAGTAG